One Pseudobutyrivibrio xylanivorans genomic window, TATAGCCAACTCCTCACCGGTCACACCTGGCATTCCAGGATAATTATCAATCTCATAGGTGCTAAGAATCTGTCCACCGCTGATGGAACTAGTATCTAAGACAAGAATATTTCTTCCTGCTCTCTTGCCATAGATAGCCGCAGAAAGTCCTGCCGGCCCTGCGCCTACAACTATAATGTCATAAATCATCATTATTCTCCGAAAGCAATGTTATTTTGTGGCAATAGCCTCTGCCTCCAAAAGAACATCCTTTGGAATTCTGGCAACTTCAATACACGAACGTGATGGATAAGGCTGTGGGAAATACTTTGCATACACCTCATTGATTGCAGCAAAATCTTCCATATTCTTGATGAATACTGTTGTCTTAACAACATTAGCCATAGATGTGCCTGCGGCCTCTAACAAAGCCGACATGCTCTTGAAAACACGGTCTGCCTGAGCTGCTGCACCTTCTGGAATCTCTCCTGTGGCTGGATCAACTGGAATGATGCCTGATGTATAAACCATTCCGTTGACTTCTACAGCCTGAGAATATGGGCCGATTGCAGCTGGCGCCTTGTCTGTAGAAATTACATTTTTCATAGCATTACCTCCTGTTTAGCCCGCTTGTTACGCTCACAAGCCTTGGTATTGCTACGCTCTGCATAGAAAGCGCCGCTAAAGCAATACCAAGAGCTTGATAGCTACAAGCTCACTAAAAATATTTCTACGCCTATAAATAGTAAACCTATTATAACATATAATTTACGACTCGCTACGACGAATTTTGCCATCGTTCAAAGTTATTTTTCGTTCCTTGTATAAACGGCCTACAGCACGCTTGAATGCAGCCTTTGAAAGACCGGTTTCACGCTTGATAACTTCTGGAGATGCCTTCTCAGAAAATGGAAGAACACCAGCATAGCTGTCGATCAGCTGAAGAAGCGCCTCCGCATCATCTTCCATCTGCACGTATGCCTTATCACGAATTGTAACGTCGCACTTACCATCCTCTTTGATACCAGTAATGCGAACCATAATAACATCACCTATACGATACTTTGAAACATCCTCGTGACGGGGAATCATTGCAGAGTATTTGTCTTCAAGTGCAACGAAGGTTCCAAAATCATGACCGAACTCATAAATTCTTGCTTCAATCTCCTCTCCCACCTGATATGGTGGCTTCTTAGAAAGAAGTTCATATATGCCTTTCATACTTGCACAGAGACGTTCACTCTTGTCGATATATACCCTCACAAGAATCTCGTCTCCCTCCGATGGCTGACGAGTCATCTCCTTGAATGGTAAAAACAAATCCTTTTCAAGTCCCCAGTCCATAAACGCTCCCACTTTATTAATCTGGCTTACAGAAAGAACGCCAAACTTACCAAGTGTAAGCTTTGGAATATTGGTTGATGCGATAAGTCTGTCTTTTGAATCCTTATAAACAAAAACTGACACCTCATCACCAGACTTTGCATCCTCTGGAACCTGCTTCTTCGGTAGAAGAACACGCTGCTCCCCATCGGTGAGATAAACACCGAATTCTACCTTCTTTTCAATTTTAAGCTTCTGAATTTCACCTAATTTCATTATTTGTACTCCACAATTGTATAAACATCGTCATCCTTCATAAGGACAACCTGGTAACCTTGTTCTAATTCTACCAAATAAACCTCAAGTTCATCAAACAGCATTGCCGCCTTTTTGTAATTAACCAGTATGGTAGAAAAATCTTCCCTTGGAAGAAATCGTCTTGTCACATCAATATAGAAAGAATTATTCATGTGACTATTAGTATCTATGTGGTTTTCATTTACTGTGAAATGTCCCACTAATTTGCCATCATTATTGTATCTAAGCTTGTTACGACCGAACTCAAACTTTGGTCTGTCCGGATCTTCTGGATATGCTTCAATAATTTCATCCGTAAGTCTTGCTGGTCTAAGATTTTCTAAATCCATCAGTACCCAGAGAGAATCAGCATACACCAACAGCTCTCCCGACTCCGACTCGATTGTATAAATACGACGAGCCATCATCCCCCTAACCTGGTATGGGTATGTGGAAACCACTATGCGCTCCATGTATTCAGGCATCCTGTTGATATGAATCTCATAGGATGTGACAAACCAGCCACGCTTCTTTGGAGCCAGATATCTAACACCTACACCCACATCATCTGAGTGAAAACAGCTACAGTCCTGCATGTAATTAACTAAATCAAAATATGTGAGATTAAGCTTAGAATCCACTTCGCTATAGCTTACTCTGGAATTGTACTTATACATTTTCCCTCCATCACTGTAATCCGACTTGTTACGCTCTCAAGCCTCATCTAATACTTGCAATTGCAAAACTAATCATATTTCTCCATATACGAAAAATGGACCTAAGCTATTCGCTTAGGTCCTAAGAGCTGGCCCACAAGGATTCGAACCTTGAAATGACGGAGTCAGAGTCCGTTGCCTTACCATTTGGCGATGGGCCAATGTCTTTCGCGTTTGCTTTGCTTTGCCGCGTCAACGAATGTTATTATACGACCTGTTTTCAAAAAGTGCAAGTACTTTTTTCAACTTTTTTAAAATTTTAATAGATTTCCATTTAGAATATCATAGCGTATCTCATCATCCCAGGTAATTACTGCGTTTCCAGCAGTTTTATCTGCAATCAGTTTCCCAACATTTTCTACCATTTCTGTTGGAACTACAGAAGAAATATTTACATCAGCCCCAAATTCAGTATTTAAAATTGGAAGATTATTATCTCGCAATACGTATTCAATCTTTCCATAGCCATTGTAATCTGTAGAAATTGAGCATGGCATTCCCGTTTTAGGGGCAAGAATCTGACAATTCTTCAAACCTTCCTGAACTGTAGCCTGATAAGCACGTACGAGTCCACCTGTTCCAAGAAGGACTCCACCAAAATATCTTGTGACAACAACTACACAGTTATGAATATTCTCACGTAATAAAACATCAAGCATTGGTCTGCCTGCAGTTTGAGCAGGTTCACCATCATCATTACAGCGGGTAATTTCATTATTCTGGCCAATCACAAAAGCTGAGCAATTATGTCTTGCATCCCAAAATTCTTTTTTCTTTCCATTAATAAATGCGACAGCTTCTTCCTCTGAAGTAACCGGTGCAATATGTGCGATAAAGCGAGATTTCTTTTCTTCGATTTCACCTGTTCCGCCTTGATATATGATTTTGAATTCTTTTTCCATTTTGCTCTTGCCTATAATTTCCTATATAATAAAGTGTTACTTCATTATATAGGATAATTTTGATATAATGAAGTCTAAATTGGAGGTTATTATGAATTACGGAAAAGAAAATGCAGCTAAGCAATCAGCCCAGCTGACAGGACGTAGAAAGCGAAAGCGCCACAGCGCCGGACTCGCTATTATCCGTATCTTTTTGATATGTATTGTTTCTGTCGTAATTGCAAGTGGCATAATTGCTTACCTCTACGCAAAGAACCTTATAGACCAGCTACCAGATGTATCCACTATCGATATTTCTCCGACAGGGTACATGAGTAAGGTATACGACTCTAACGGAATTGAAATAGAAACTTTGGCATCAACTGGTGCCAACAGAACTTACGTTACTTTAGATCAGATTCCAGAAGATTTGCAGCACGCATTCGTAGCAATTGAGGACGAGCGTTTCTACGAACACAACGGTGTGGATGTTCAGGGTATCATCAGAGCCGCTGTTAAAGGTGTGATGAATGGTTTCGATTTTTCTCAAGGTGCAAGTACCATTACCCAGCAGTTATTAAAGAATAACTATTTCACTACCTGGACTTCGGAGCACACCTTCGCTGACAGCTTGAATCGAAAAATTCAGGAACAATATTTAGCAGTACAGCTTGAAAAAATCGTAAAGAAATCTGTTATTTTAGAAAACTACCTTAACAGTATCAACCTTGGACAGAATACACTGGGTGTACAATCAGCTGCTGAAAGATACTTTAACAAATCAGTTTCAGAGCTTACCCTTTCTGAGAGTGCTGTAATTGCCAGTATCACACAGAATCCTACAAAATATAATCCTATTTCCCGTCCTGAGGAAAACGCCAAGCGTCGCAAGAAGTGCTTAAACCACATGCTTGAGCAGGGATATATCACAAAAAGTGAGTACGAAGAGGCATTAGCAGATGATGTATACGGAAGGATTCAGGTGTTGAACACTGAGCTTTCTACTTCATCCACTTCATACTTTGTAGATGCCCTTACGGATGAAATCGTCGCTGATTTGCAGAACAAACTCGGTTACAACGAGTCAGAGGCATACTCATTATTATATTCAGGTGGTCTTTCAATTTACTCTACACAGGACTCCAATATACAATCCATAGTGGAAGAGGAAATTAACAACACTGATAATTATAACAAGATTGAGAAGGTATCCTTCTCTTACCGACTGACAATCAACAAGGCCGATGGTTCTACAAAGAATTATTCAGACACCACAATGCTTTCTTATTATCAGTCAAGCAATAAAGACTACAACTTGGAATTCGAGTCAGAGGAAGCTGCTGCCGAGGCAATTGAAACATACAAGGCAGCCATCATGGAAGAGGGTGACACCATTGCAGGTGAATCTGTCACATACACCCTCCAGCCACAGGCTGCAATGACAATCATTAATCACTCTACTGGAGAGGTTGTTGCAATGGTCGGCGGACGCGGCGATAAAACAGCTGCAAAGACACTGAACCGCGCCACAGGCATTAAACGTCAGCCAGGTTCCACCTTCAAGGTTATCGCTTGCTATACAGCGGCTCTTGATGCCGGAGGCATGACACTTGCTTCTGTTGAAAACGATATGCCAACCACTTACAGAGATGGTACATCTCTTAAGAATTACAATAATACTTACCTTGGCTGGACTAATATTCGAACCGCTATCACAAACTCAATTAACGTTGTTACGGTTGAAGTCATGGGTGATATCGGTACAAGTCTCGGCTATCAATATGCAAAAGATTTGGGTATTACCACCCTTACAGATGGCGATAATAACCAGGCTCTCGCCCTTGGCGGAATCACAAATGGTGTTACAAACCTTGATTTGACTGCTGCTTATGCAACCATTGCCAACGGTGGTGAATACAACACGCCAATCTTCTACACAACAGTTGTTGACCATCAGGGAAATATAATTCTTGATAATAGAGAAAACACTTCTAAGAGAGTGCTAAAAGAAACTACTGCATGGCTTCTTACAAGCGCTATGCAAGATGTTATGACTGCTGGAACAGGTAAGGTTGCGAACTTCGAAGGAATGACTGTGGCAGGAAAATCAGGTACCACAACAAAGAACCGCGATACTGTATTTGCAGGCTTCACACCATATTATACAGGCGTTATCTGGGGTGGATATGATGATAATACCCCACAGAGCTACACAACTTATTCAAAGGTAATTTGGAAAGCTGTAATGAGCAGAATCCACTCAGGATTAGCTAACAAGAGTTTCAGCCAGCCATCAGGTATTGTAACTGCTCAGGTATGTAAGAAATCAGGAAAACTTGCCATAGCAGGTGTTTGCGACTGTGATCCAAGAGGTTCAATGGTATATACAGAATATTTTGAAGAAGGTACGCAGCCTACTGAATATTGTGATCACCATTATCTTGGAAATGTTTGTACAGAAACTCACATGTTTGCCAACTCTGAATGCCCACATTACACTGGCGTCTTTATAATCGGAGCTGCTGCAGGCAGTGAAGATGAACCATTTGGTGTTAATCCAACTACCTTTGGACAATATTGCCCTATCCATGGTGGTGAACCACTTCCAAATAGTGGCACCTTTGGTGGCAGTGCCGGCGGCGGAACCACTAGCGAAACTAGCGGCGACGTACAAATACAAGTAATTGGCGGCGAATAAAAAATGCGTAAAATAAGCCCCTGGTAGCTAGTCAAGCTCTTGGTGTTACTCAAGCGAAACATGTTCGTTGAGCGGAGTAATACCAAGGCTTGAAAGCGTAACCGGGGGCTTTTTGTTACCTTTTTATACTTCGAAGATCATATCGCCATAGCTAGGCATTGGCCATGATTCCTTATCTACAATCATTTCAAGTGCATCTACAGGTCTGCGAAGATTATCCATAGCCTTCACAACTTCATCATGATAATAGTTTGCCTTCTCACAGCTTGAAACCTTCATAGAGTATGCTTTCTCATTTGTCTCTTTAAGTGTAACAAGTGCATCCTTAGATTCACGAAGAAGATTAGAAAGCTTAATCAGAAGCTCCTTCTGTGTGCTAACATCTGCCTCTGGGCAGGCATCAGAGATGGTACCAATAGAAAGACCAAGCTCTGTTGCATAGCTGATTACAGCAGGAATAATCTGCTTAGAAGCCATATCTATCATTGTGCGAGCTTCAATGTTAATAGACTTGATGTACTGCTCGTACTCGATTTCTGCACGTGACTCAAGCTCAACCTTTGAGAATACACCAAACTTTTCAAACATATTAACAGTAGCATCTGTTGTAAGAGCTGGAATAGCCTCTACAAGTGAATTGATGCTCTTTAAGCCTCTCTTCTCAGCTTCCCTAATCCACTCTTCACCATATCCATTTCCATTGAATACGATGCGCTGATGTTCGATAGCAAGCTTCTTAATCATGTCATGAACAGCCACATCAAAATCTTCTGCCTTCTCAAGAACATCGCATGCCTCACAAAGTGCTTCTGCCATGATTGTATTGAGAACTACATTTGGCTCACCAACTGAATCCTGTGAACCTGGCATTCTGAATTCGAATTTATTTCCAGTAAATGCAAAAGGTGATGTACGGTTTCTATCTGTAGCATCCTTTCTAAAATCTGGAAGGGTTTTAACACCTGTAGCAAGCTTCTCACCCTTCTTTGATTTAGTTGCTGTACCAGTTGAGATAAGCTGTGTAAGCACATCCTCAAGCTGCTCTCCAAGATATACAGAAATGATAACTGGAGGTGCCTCATTTCCGCCAAGACGATGGTCATTACCAACATCAGCTGCAGATTCACGAAGAAGGTCTGAGTGACGGTCTACTGCTTTTAAAACAAGACAAAGAACAAGTAAGAACTGGATATTCTCGTGTGGCGACTTTCCTGGCTCAAAAAGATTGATTCCATCATCTGTAACAAGTGACCAGTTGTTGTGCTTACCAGAACCATTTACGCCATTGAATGGTTTCTCGTGAAGCAGACACTGGAGGCCATGGCGGTTAGCCACTTTTCTAAGTGTCTCCATAATAATCTGGTTATGGTCAACTGCAACATTACACTGTGCATAGATTGGTGCAAGCTCGTGCTGTGCTGGTGCAACCTCGTTGTGCTGTGTCTTAGATGAAACACCAAGCTTCCAAAGCTCAATATTTACATCACGCATATATGCCTCAATTCGCTCAGGAATAGAACCAAAGTAATGGTCGTCCATCTCCTGTCCCTTAGGTGGCATAGCGCCGAAAAGTGTGCGACCTGTGTACATTAAATCCTTGCGTGCAAGATACATCTCACGGTCGATAAGGAAGTATTCCTGCTCTGCACCAACTGAAGGAGTAACACGCTGTGATGTGGTGTTACCAAATAATCTGAGGAGACGAATTGCCTGCTCAGAAAGAATCTCCATCGAACGAAGAAGTGGTGTCTTTTGATCGAGAGCCTCGCCTGTATAAGAGCAGAAGGCTGTTGGAATGCAAAGTGTAGCTCCGGCAGCATCCTGTCTAACAAAAGCTGGAGATGTTGGGTCCCAAGCAGTATAGCCTCTAGCCTCGAATGTGGCTCTAAGACCGCCTGAAGGGAATGACGATGCATCTGGCTCACCCTTGATTAATTCCTTACCTGAAAAGCTCATTAAAACCTTCCCTGATGGCAATGGAGCAGAAATGAATGAATCATGTTTTTCTGCAGTAATACCAGTAAGTGGTTGGAACCAATGTGTATAGTGAGTAGCGCCCTTTTCGATTGCCCATTCTTTCATCTCATGAGCGATGACATCAGCTGTCTCTAAATCTAGTTCTTTACCCTCAGAGATAGTCTGCTTAAGCTTCTGATAGGTCTTCTTTGGGAGGCGTTCCTGCATAACAGTGTCATTGAAAACATTCTCACCAAAGATGTCTGCCACATTAAAATATTCTTCCATTAATCATGTATCCTTTCACGCAAAATAACAAAATAATAGAAAAGACAACCAGCGATTGTCCATTGCCGATTGTCTTTTCCAAAGCTCATGTGAGAGCTAAATAATCATAATTAATTAAGCCTTTCCAACTGATCCGAAAAGCTCCATCTTTTCTTTTACTGTAGCCTTGATAGCATCTGTACCAGGAGCTAAGAGCTTACGTGGGTCAAATCCCTTGCCCTCAAGATCCTTACCAGCCTCAACGTACTTACGTGTAGCATCAGCGAATGAAAGCTGGCACTCTGTGTTAACGTTAATCTTTGATACGCCAAGCTCGATAGCCTTCTTGATCATGTCTGCTGGGATACCTGTACCACCATGAAGAACGAGTGGCATAGCACCTGTCTTCTGCTGGATAGCGTCAAGTGTCTCGAATGAAAGACCAGCCCAGTTCTCTGGGTACTTGCCGTGGATGTTACCAATACCAGCTGCAAGCATATCAACGCCAAGGTCAGCGATTGTCTTGCACTCTTCTGGATCAGCGCACTCGCCCATACCTACGACACCGTCTTCCTCACCACCGATTGAACCAACTTCGCACTCGATAGAAAGGCCAAGCTGATGAGCTACGTGAACGAGCTCTGTAGACTTAGCAAGGTTCTCCTCGAATGGATAGTGTGAACCATCAAACATGATAGATGTGAAACCAGCCTTAATGCACTTGTAACATCCTTCGTATGTACCGTGATCAAGGTGAAGTGCTACAGGAACTGTGATTCCAAGCTCCTCGTCCATAGCCTTAACCATAGCTGCTACAGTCTTGAAGCCTGTCATGTACTTACCAGCGCCCTCAGATACACCAAGGATTACTGGAGAGTTGAGCTCCTGAGCTGTAAGAAGAATGGCCTTTGTCCACTCAAGGTTGTTGATGTTAAACTGACCAACTGCATAGTGGCCTGCTTTTGCCTTATCAAGCATTTCTTTTGCAGAAACTAACATAGAATTATCCTCCATATTCTCGTTATTAGGTTTTAAACCCTATCTAAACGAAATTTTAGCATAAGCTAAATTTCTATTCAATAGCAATTTCCAAGGCGTGTCCCTCGTCCTTAATCACTACAACGTCGTGTTTTCCACCAAACTCGCCATCTAATGTCCATGGTACTACATCAGTGCTTATGAACTTGATTTCGCTAGTCTGGAAAGCATAAACCATTTCCGAATCAGGAATAATGCCTGTCATAAATCCAAGAATTTCGTTTAATTCGATTGGATTACGAGGCATTTTAATAAGAGTAACCTCGAATACACCATCGTTCAATCCTATATCGCCACGAATGATTCCCTGGAAGCCTCCAACTGATTTAGAGTTGGTAATCATTCCATAGATAAATTCGTCGTAAATAACATTGCCTTCGTATTCCACCTGCATTCTGAAAGACGGAATATCGCGAAGCTGCTTTGCTCCTTCAATTATATAAGCTGCATGTCCTAGAACATTTTTTAAATCCTGAGGGGTAGCATAAGAAACTTCTGTAAAAATACCAAATGCAGCAACGTAAACGAATGAATCTGAGTTAAATCTTCCGATATCACATGGAAATAGATGATCAGATACACTTATACGCGCTGCATTTATCATGTTCTTATCTATACCAAGGGAATTACCGAAATCATTTGTGGAGCCAGCCGGAATATATCCAATTGGCTTTCTCTCTTCCAGAGGGAGCTGCATCATACCTGTGACAACCTCGTCAAGGGTACCATCTCCTCCAGAGCAAACGATTCTATCAAAATTCCCTGCCTGTTCAATTGTCTGAACTGTAGCATCACCACCAGCCTGTGTAACATGTACACTAACCTGGTAGTCTGCCTTAATCATAATGTCTAAGATGTCAGCAAGATGTTCTTTTATCTGCCCCTTGCCTGAGCGTGGGTTCACTATAAATAATAATCTCTTTGACATATATCCCTCGAAAAAAATTATTTTGTAAGGAAATCAGAAAGCTCAGCTACTGCTTTTTCCTCATCATCACCTGCTGCATCGATAACAACGTGTGAACCAGAAGATAATACCAAACTCATCATTCCCATAATACTCTTAGCATTTACCTTTTTCTCATCCATCTCAAAATAGATTGAGCTTGAAAATCTATTTGCTAACTGAACTAAGTGTGCTATAGGTGTAGCTTCCATTGAATTTGACATCTGAATAGTAACTTCTTTTTGCATGACGTCCTCCTGAATATCTAATAAAACCTAACGCTGGCTTATAATCCCTCTGCTATTGCTGCCAGCTTTTTGAACCTGTGATTCACCCCTGATTTTCCTATAGGTGGTTCAAGCATTTCTCCCAAATCCTTGAGCGGTGTATCAGGATACCTCAGCCTTACCCTAGCAATCTCTTCCAATTGAACTGGAAGATTTTCTAACCCGAGTTTTTCATCAATCAGATTTATTTGCTCAATCTGACGAACTGCTGCTCCCACGGTCTTGCCAATATTGGCTGTCTCACAGTTAACCTTACGGTTGATAGTGCCACGCACTTCTTTCACAACTCGAATATTTTCCAAATCCATGACAGAATGAGCAGCCTCCATAACACGGAGGATTTCCACAATCTGGGCACCTTCCTTTAAATACACAACGAACTTACCATTTCTTTCAACTGATTTGGCACCTACTTCGAAGGTATTCATTGCTCTTTTTATCATTTCAGCCTGAGCAACGGTATTGCATACTATCTCGAAATGATAACCCTTATTTGGATCTGAAATCGAACCTGCTGCCAAAAATGCTCCTCTTATGAAGGCTCGTTTACAACATGACTGTTGAATAACGATGTCTTCAGCAAGCTGACAATCATCTGTAAGCTTAAGCATTTTTTTAGTCTCAAAAAAGACATCGGCAGTAATAGCGGTGACATCTTTTCCTATATTACGTGAATTTTTTAATAAAGTAAAGACTTTTCTATTTAATTGGTCTTCCGAAATAGTTTTAAAACTATCCGCATCCTGTAGCATAAAGATTGCTGCAAGCTCAGCAACAGTACAATGTCTGCTCTTCGGAAGGACCTGAAAAAGTTCTTCTTTTACATTCTTTGAAAATGACAATTACTTTCCTCTCAGAGCATCCTTTCCGATATCACGGTGCTCTATTTTAAGTCCGTAAGACTCGTCTCCATTTAGTGCTTCAAATATTTCATCAGCAAGGCATACTGAACGATGCTTCCCCCCAGTACAACCCACTGCGATAACAAGCTGATTCTTTCCTTCTTTAATATAGTTAGGAATCAGGAACTTGATAAGGTCAGTCGTTTTATCTAAAAATGTCTTGGCCTCATCATATTTCAGAACAAAGTCCTTAATAGGCTGGTCATTACCAGTGAATGGTCTCAATTCCAAGTCATAGTATGGATTTGGAAGGAATCTGACATCGAATACCAAGTCGGCATCCTCTGGGATTCCGTATTTGAAACCAAAGGAAATAATGGTAACAAACAAGCTCTTATATTCTGCATCTTCTACAAAGATTTTTTTAAGCTCCTCTTTAAGCTCTCTTGTAAGAAGATGAGTAGTATCGATAACATAATCAGCCTCATCACGAAGAAATCCGATAGATTGTCTTTCCTCTTTGATACCAGCTGCAATTCTCTCTCTGCCTGAAAGGGGATGATTTCTTCTGGTCTCCTTGTATCTTTTTACAAGGACATCATCCTCAGCATCGAGAAATAGTATAGAAAATCGCTTCTCAGCCCCGTCTAATTCTTGCAATATATCCGGCAAAAGCTTCATTGCCGTGCCATTACGCACATCAATTCCAACTACAATTTTCTTCTCAAAGGTGCCACTGTCAGCCAATTCCACAAAGCTCTTAAGTAATTGTACAGGCAAATTATCGACACAATAATAACCCATATCCTCTAGCATTTTAAACGCGGTATTTTTACCTGCACCTGACATTCCTGTAAGAATTAGTAGCTTCAATTGATATTCCTCCCAACAATTCGAACCTCTGGAGTAAGATGA contains:
- a CDS encoding RidA family protein, which gives rise to MKNVISTDKAPAAIGPYSQAVEVNGMVYTSGIIPVDPATGEIPEGAAAQADRVFKSMSALLEAAGTSMANVVKTTVFIKNMEDFAAINEVYAKYFPQPYPSRSCIEVARIPKDVLLEAEAIATK
- a CDS encoding S1 RNA-binding domain-containing protein, translating into MKLGEIQKLKIEKKVEFGVYLTDGEQRVLLPKKQVPEDAKSGDEVSVFVYKDSKDRLIASTNIPKLTLGKFGVLSVSQINKVGAFMDWGLEKDLFLPFKEMTRQPSEGDEILVRVYIDKSERLCASMKGIYELLSKKPPYQVGEEIEARIYEFGHDFGTFVALEDKYSAMIPRHEDVSKYRIGDVIMVRITGIKEDGKCDVTIRDKAYVQMEDDAEALLQLIDSYAGVLPFSEKASPEVIKRETGLSKAAFKRAVGRLYKERKITLNDGKIRRSES
- a CDS encoding acyl-[acyl-carrier-protein] thioesterase, which produces MYKYNSRVSYSEVDSKLNLTYFDLVNYMQDCSCFHSDDVGVGVRYLAPKKRGWFVTSYEIHINRMPEYMERIVVSTYPYQVRGMMARRIYTIESESGELLVYADSLWVLMDLENLRPARLTDEIIEAYPEDPDRPKFEFGRNKLRYNNDGKLVGHFTVNENHIDTNSHMNNSFYIDVTRRFLPREDFSTILVNYKKAAMLFDELEVYLVELEQGYQVVLMKDDDVYTIVEYK
- a CDS encoding YigZ family protein; translated protein: MEKEFKIIYQGGTGEIEEKKSRFIAHIAPVTSEEEAVAFINGKKKEFWDARHNCSAFVIGQNNEITRCNDDGEPAQTAGRPMLDVLLRENIHNCVVVVTRYFGGVLLGTGGLVRAYQATVQEGLKNCQILAPKTGMPCSISTDYNGYGKIEYVLRDNNLPILNTEFGADVNISSVVPTEMVENVGKLIADKTAGNAVITWDDEIRYDILNGNLLKF
- a CDS encoding transglycosylase domain-containing protein; this translates as MNYGKENAAKQSAQLTGRRKRKRHSAGLAIIRIFLICIVSVVIASGIIAYLYAKNLIDQLPDVSTIDISPTGYMSKVYDSNGIEIETLASTGANRTYVTLDQIPEDLQHAFVAIEDERFYEHNGVDVQGIIRAAVKGVMNGFDFSQGASTITQQLLKNNYFTTWTSEHTFADSLNRKIQEQYLAVQLEKIVKKSVILENYLNSINLGQNTLGVQSAAERYFNKSVSELTLSESAVIASITQNPTKYNPISRPEENAKRRKKCLNHMLEQGYITKSEYEEALADDVYGRIQVLNTELSTSSTSYFVDALTDEIVADLQNKLGYNESEAYSLLYSGGLSIYSTQDSNIQSIVEEEINNTDNYNKIEKVSFSYRLTINKADGSTKNYSDTTMLSYYQSSNKDYNLEFESEEAAAEAIETYKAAIMEEGDTIAGESVTYTLQPQAAMTIINHSTGEVVAMVGGRGDKTAAKTLNRATGIKRQPGSTFKVIACYTAALDAGGMTLASVENDMPTTYRDGTSLKNYNNTYLGWTNIRTAITNSINVVTVEVMGDIGTSLGYQYAKDLGITTLTDGDNNQALALGGITNGVTNLDLTAAYATIANGGEYNTPIFYTTVVDHQGNIILDNRENTSKRVLKETTAWLLTSAMQDVMTAGTGKVANFEGMTVAGKSGTTTKNRDTVFAGFTPYYTGVIWGGYDDNTPQSYTTYSKVIWKAVMSRIHSGLANKSFSQPSGIVTAQVCKKSGKLAIAGVCDCDPRGSMVYTEYFEEGTQPTEYCDHHYLGNVCTETHMFANSECPHYTGVFIIGAAAGSEDEPFGVNPTTFGQYCPIHGGEPLPNSGTFGGSAGGGTTSETSGDVQIQVIGGE
- a CDS encoding glutamine synthetase III gives rise to the protein MEEYFNVADIFGENVFNDTVMQERLPKKTYQKLKQTISEGKELDLETADVIAHEMKEWAIEKGATHYTHWFQPLTGITAEKHDSFISAPLPSGKVLMSFSGKELIKGEPDASSFPSGGLRATFEARGYTAWDPTSPAFVRQDAAGATLCIPTAFCSYTGEALDQKTPLLRSMEILSEQAIRLLRLFGNTTSQRVTPSVGAEQEYFLIDREMYLARKDLMYTGRTLFGAMPPKGQEMDDHYFGSIPERIEAYMRDVNIELWKLGVSSKTQHNEVAPAQHELAPIYAQCNVAVDHNQIIMETLRKVANRHGLQCLLHEKPFNGVNGSGKHNNWSLVTDDGINLFEPGKSPHENIQFLLVLCLVLKAVDRHSDLLRESAADVGNDHRLGGNEAPPVIISVYLGEQLEDVLTQLISTGTATKSKKGEKLATGVKTLPDFRKDATDRNRTSPFAFTGNKFEFRMPGSQDSVGEPNVVLNTIMAEALCEACDVLEKAEDFDVAVHDMIKKLAIEHQRIVFNGNGYGEEWIREAEKRGLKSINSLVEAIPALTTDATVNMFEKFGVFSKVELESRAEIEYEQYIKSINIEARTMIDMASKQIIPAVISYATELGLSIGTISDACPEADVSTQKELLIKLSNLLRESKDALVTLKETNEKAYSMKVSSCEKANYYHDEVVKAMDNLRRPVDALEMIVDKESWPMPSYGDMIFEV
- the fba gene encoding class II fructose-1,6-bisphosphate aldolase, with the protein product MLVSAKEMLDKAKAGHYAVGQFNINNLEWTKAILLTAQELNSPVILGVSEGAGKYMTGFKTVAAMVKAMDEELGITVPVALHLDHGTYEGCYKCIKAGFTSIMFDGSHYPFEENLAKSTELVHVAHQLGLSIECEVGSIGGEEDGVVGMGECADPEECKTIADLGVDMLAAGIGNIHGKYPENWAGLSFETLDAIQQKTGAMPLVLHGGTGIPADMIKKAIELGVSKINVNTECQLSFADATRKYVEAGKDLEGKGFDPRKLLAPGTDAIKATVKEKMELFGSVGKA
- a CDS encoding diacylglycerol/lipid kinase family protein translates to MSKRLLFIVNPRSGKGQIKEHLADILDIMIKADYQVSVHVTQAGGDATVQTIEQAGNFDRIVCSGGDGTLDEVVTGMMQLPLEERKPIGYIPAGSTNDFGNSLGIDKNMINAARISVSDHLFPCDIGRFNSDSFVYVAAFGIFTEVSYATPQDLKNVLGHAAYIIEGAKQLRDIPSFRMQVEYEGNVIYDEFIYGMITNSKSVGGFQGIIRGDIGLNDGVFEVTLIKMPRNPIELNEILGFMTGIIPDSEMVYAFQTSEIKFISTDVVPWTLDGEFGGKHDVVVIKDEGHALEIAIE
- a CDS encoding HPr family phosphocarrier protein, giving the protein MQKEVTIQMSNSMEATPIAHLVQLANRFSSSIYFEMDEKKVNAKSIMGMMSLVLSSGSHVVIDAAGDDEEKAVAELSDFLTK